From the genome of Tachysurus vachellii isolate PV-2020 chromosome 2, HZAU_Pvac_v1, whole genome shotgun sequence, one region includes:
- the LOC132861259 gene encoding protein tweety homolog 2-like isoform X1: protein MQRGSAEEVLRAFVHRSHTHTHTHTHTHTHTHTHTHTHTMSFSDLDYIPPWWIYWLHQFPHINLRLQQINNTFNLQEENYQQSLLFLVCVSSAALGVNLLALALYLSFLCCCQTNREADDEEETKKPNSHCITWMAVSAGLLSCIAVGVGFYGNSETNDGVYQLTYSLYNTNRTLVGVETLVSSTLGGIQSGMKEHLSRLDEIFATQGDFVKTLKFMQQMAESLVKQLLGLPDWQQANVDLTHIADHTAAVEYYRWLTYLLILIVDLLICLLACLGLAKKSRCLLTTMMVFSMLILIVSWASLGIEVATAVGVSDFCVSPDMFIMNQTKDTISSDIVQYYLSCSQTLPNPFQQFLLQSLTIIQRSLSVMQIQVQGLLQFAVPLFPTAESDLQGLKLMLNSSEAKLHQITALLDCRGINKDYLDAVMGVCYDGVEGLLYLSLFSLLSITAFCTMMCVIPRAWRQINNREGHYGDFEDSDPFSSRAQTENLHTFYSYSSSQNSLHSPPALPTSNVNQSSVFGGNARFEDAPLINRGSPPPSYTPTMRANYLSMTEDQMRHFGDDFRA, encoded by the exons ATGCAGAGAGGAAGTGCTGAGGAAGTGCTGAGAGCTTTTGTTcaccggtcacacacacacacacacacacacacacacacacacacacacacacacacacacacacacacacacaccatgtcatTCTCTGATCTGGATTACATCCCTCCGTGGTGGATTTATTGGCTTCACCAGTTTCCTCACATCAATCTGAGACTCCAGCAAATCAACAATACCTTCAACCTTCAGGAGGAAAACTACCAGCAG tCTCTGCttttcctggtgtgtgtgtcctcgGCTGCCCTCGGTGTGAATCTCCTCGCACTCGCTCTCTATCTGAGTTTCCTGTGCTGCTGTCAGACCAACAGAGAAGCTGATGATGAGGAAGAGACAAAGAAACCAAACTCACACTGCATCACCTGGATGGCCGTCAGTGCTGGACTTctcagctg CATCGCAGTTGGGGtgggtttctatggtaacagtgAAACCAACGATGGAGTGTACCAGCTAACCTACTCCCTGTACAACACCAACCGCACACTGGTGGGAGTGGAAACTCTG GTTTCTTCTACACTGGGTGGGATTCAGAGCGGGATGAAGGAACACTTGTCCAGATTGGACGAGATTTTTGCCACCCAAGGTGACTTTGTGAAGACCCTGAAGTTCATGCAGCAGATGGCGGAGAGCCTCGTTAAGCAGCTGTTGGGATTGCCGGACTGGCAGCAGGCCAACGTGGACCTGACTCACATCGCTGACCACACCGCAGCCGTGGAGtactacag GTGGCTGACATATCTGCTGATTCTCATAGTTGATCTGCTCATTTGTCTGTTGGCGTGTCTCGGTCTGGCCAAGAAATCGCGCTGCCTTCTAACAAC catgaTGGTGTTTAGTATGCTCATTCTGATAGTGAGCTGGGCGTCTCTGGGAATCGAAGTAGCGACGGCTGTG GGTGTCAGTGATTTCTGCGTGTCTCCAGACATGTTCATCATGAACCAGACTAAAGACACAATTAGCTCAg atatTGTTCAGTATTATCTGTCCTGCAGTCAGACGCTTCCCAATCCGTtccagcag TTTCTCCTGCAGTCTCTGACAATCATCCAGAGATCTCTGAGTGTCATGCAGATTCAGGTTCAGGGGTTATTACAGTTCGCTGTGCCTCTCTTCCCTACagctgag AGTGATCTCCAAGGTCTTAAGCTCATGTTGAACAGTTCTGAAGCGAAACTCCATCAGATTACTGCTCTACTCGACTGTAGGGGAATCAATAAG gactatCTGGATGCTGTCAtgggtgtgtgttatgatggtgtaGAAGGATTGCTGTATCTCAGTCTTTTCTCTCTGCTGTCCATCACTGCATTCTGCACCATGATGTGTGTGATTCCTCGAGCATGGAGACAAATCAACAACcg aGAAGGGCATTATGGGGATTTTGAGGACTCAGACCCCTTCAGCTCTCGAGCTCAGACTGAGAACTTGCACACCTTTTACAGCTACAGCAGCAGCCAGAACAGCCTTCACTCACCACCGGCTCTGCCCACCTCCAACGT
- the LOC132861259 gene encoding protein tweety homolog 2-like isoform X2 translates to MQRGSAEEVLRAFVHRSHTHTHTHTHTHTHTHTHTHTHTMSFSDLDYIPPWWIYWLHQFPHINLRLQQINNTFNLQEENYQQSLLFLVCVSSAALGVNLLALALYLSFLCCCQTNREADDEEETKKPNSHCITWMAVSAGLLSCIAVGVGFYGNSETNDGVYQLTYSLYNTNRTLVGVETLVSSTLGGIQSGMKEHLSRLDEIFATQGDFVKTLKFMQQMAESLVKQLLGLPDWQQANVDLTHIADHTAAVEYYRWLTYLLILIVDLLICLLACLGLAKKSRCLLTTMMVFSMLILIVSWASLGIEVATAVGVSDFCVSPDMFIMNQTKDTISSDIVQYYLSCSQTLPNPFQQSLTIIQRSLSVMQIQVQGLLQFAVPLFPTAESDLQGLKLMLNSSEAKLHQITALLDCRGINKDYLDAVMGVCYDGVEGLLYLSLFSLLSITAFCTMMCVIPRAWRQINNREGHYGDFEDSDPFSSRAQTENLHTFYSYSSSQNSLHSPPALPTSNVNQSSVFGGNARFEDAPLINRGSPPPSYTPTMRANYLSMTEDQMRHFGDDFRA, encoded by the exons ATGCAGAGAGGAAGTGCTGAGGAAGTGCTGAGAGCTTTTGTTcaccggtcacacacacacacacacacacacacacacacacacacacacacacacacacacacacacacacacaccatgtcatTCTCTGATCTGGATTACATCCCTCCGTGGTGGATTTATTGGCTTCACCAGTTTCCTCACATCAATCTGAGACTCCAGCAAATCAACAATACCTTCAACCTTCAGGAGGAAAACTACCAGCAG tCTCTGCttttcctggtgtgtgtgtcctcgGCTGCCCTCGGTGTGAATCTCCTCGCACTCGCTCTCTATCTGAGTTTCCTGTGCTGCTGTCAGACCAACAGAGAAGCTGATGATGAGGAAGAGACAAAGAAACCAAACTCACACTGCATCACCTGGATGGCCGTCAGTGCTGGACTTctcagctg CATCGCAGTTGGGGtgggtttctatggtaacagtgAAACCAACGATGGAGTGTACCAGCTAACCTACTCCCTGTACAACACCAACCGCACACTGGTGGGAGTGGAAACTCTG GTTTCTTCTACACTGGGTGGGATTCAGAGCGGGATGAAGGAACACTTGTCCAGATTGGACGAGATTTTTGCCACCCAAGGTGACTTTGTGAAGACCCTGAAGTTCATGCAGCAGATGGCGGAGAGCCTCGTTAAGCAGCTGTTGGGATTGCCGGACTGGCAGCAGGCCAACGTGGACCTGACTCACATCGCTGACCACACCGCAGCCGTGGAGtactacag GTGGCTGACATATCTGCTGATTCTCATAGTTGATCTGCTCATTTGTCTGTTGGCGTGTCTCGGTCTGGCCAAGAAATCGCGCTGCCTTCTAACAAC catgaTGGTGTTTAGTATGCTCATTCTGATAGTGAGCTGGGCGTCTCTGGGAATCGAAGTAGCGACGGCTGTG GGTGTCAGTGATTTCTGCGTGTCTCCAGACATGTTCATCATGAACCAGACTAAAGACACAATTAGCTCAg atatTGTTCAGTATTATCTGTCCTGCAGTCAGACGCTTCCCAATCCGTtccagcag TCTCTGACAATCATCCAGAGATCTCTGAGTGTCATGCAGATTCAGGTTCAGGGGTTATTACAGTTCGCTGTGCCTCTCTTCCCTACagctgag AGTGATCTCCAAGGTCTTAAGCTCATGTTGAACAGTTCTGAAGCGAAACTCCATCAGATTACTGCTCTACTCGACTGTAGGGGAATCAATAAG gactatCTGGATGCTGTCAtgggtgtgtgttatgatggtgtaGAAGGATTGCTGTATCTCAGTCTTTTCTCTCTGCTGTCCATCACTGCATTCTGCACCATGATGTGTGTGATTCCTCGAGCATGGAGACAAATCAACAACcg aGAAGGGCATTATGGGGATTTTGAGGACTCAGACCCCTTCAGCTCTCGAGCTCAGACTGAGAACTTGCACACCTTTTACAGCTACAGCAGCAGCCAGAACAGCCTTCACTCACCACCGGCTCTGCCCACCTCCAACGT